A genomic stretch from Enterobacter dykesii includes:
- a CDS encoding bifunctional aspartate kinase/homoserine dehydrogenase II: MSVIAQAGAKGRQLHKFGGSSLADVKCYLRVAGIMTEYSQPGDMMVVSAAGSTTNQLISWLKLSQTDRLSAHQVQQSLRRYQSELIAGLLPADVADGLIGAFTHDLERLAALLDSGITDAVYAEVVGHGEVWSARLMAAVLQHLGVEAAWLDARDFLRAERAAQPQVDEGLSYPLLQQLLVQHPGKRIVVTGFISRSNAGETVLLGRNGSDYSATQIGALAGVSRVTIWSDVAGVYSADPRKVKDACLLPLLRLDEASELARLAAPVLHARTLQPVSGSDIDLQLRCSYTPDQGSTRIERVLASGTGARIVTSHDDICLIEFQVPAGQDFKLAHKEIDTILKRAQVRPLAVGVHNDRQLLQFCYTAEVADSALKILDEAGLPGELRLRQGLALVAMVGAGVTRNPLHCHRFWQQLKGQPVEFTWQSEEGISLVAVLRKGPTESLIQGLHTSLFRAEKRIGLVLFGKGNIGSRWLELFAREQVTLSARTGFEFILAGVVDSRRSLLNYEGLDASRALAFFNDEAVEQDEESLFLWMRAHPYDDLVVLDVTASEQLADQYLDFASHGFHVISANKLAGASSTDKYRQIHDAFEKTGRHWLYNATVGAGLPVNHTVRDLIESGDSILALSGIFSGTLSWLFLQFDGTVPFTDLVDQAWQQGLTEPDPRVDLSGKDVMRKLVILAREAGYDIEPDAVRVESLVPAGCEEGSVDHFFENGEELNEQMVQRLEAANEMGLVLRYVARFEANGKARVGVEAVRPEHPLAALLPCDNVFAIESRWYRDNPLVIRGPGAGRDVTAGAIQSDINRLAKLL; the protein is encoded by the coding sequence ATGAGTGTGATAGCGCAGGCAGGGGCGAAGGGTCGTCAGCTGCACAAGTTTGGTGGTAGTAGTCTTGCTGATGTGAAATGTTATCTGCGCGTTGCAGGGATCATGACGGAATATTCACAGCCGGGTGACATGATGGTTGTCTCGGCGGCGGGCAGCACCACCAACCAGTTGATTAGCTGGCTGAAACTGAGCCAGACCGATCGCCTTTCTGCGCATCAGGTGCAACAGTCCTTACGCCGTTACCAGAGCGAGCTAATTGCCGGCCTGCTGCCTGCGGACGTGGCGGACGGGCTGATCGGCGCCTTTACGCATGACCTTGAGCGTCTGGCTGCCCTGCTGGACAGCGGAATTACCGACGCGGTGTATGCCGAAGTGGTGGGCCACGGTGAAGTGTGGTCCGCGCGCCTGATGGCCGCCGTGCTGCAACACCTGGGCGTGGAAGCGGCCTGGCTCGATGCGCGTGATTTCCTGCGCGCCGAACGCGCCGCGCAGCCGCAGGTGGATGAAGGGTTGTCCTACCCGCTACTGCAACAGCTGCTCGTGCAGCACCCGGGCAAACGTATTGTCGTCACCGGCTTTATCAGCCGCAGCAACGCGGGTGAAACCGTGCTTCTGGGCCGTAACGGTTCGGACTACTCGGCAACGCAGATTGGTGCCCTGGCGGGCGTGTCCCGCGTCACCATCTGGAGCGACGTAGCCGGTGTGTACAGCGCTGACCCGCGCAAAGTAAAAGATGCCTGCCTGCTGCCGCTGCTGCGTCTCGACGAAGCCAGCGAGCTGGCGCGTCTGGCTGCGCCGGTGCTGCACGCCCGTACGCTGCAGCCGGTTTCCGGCAGCGATATCGACCTCCAGCTGCGCTGCAGTTACACCCCGGATCAAGGCTCCACGCGCATTGAGCGCGTGCTGGCGTCCGGTACCGGGGCGCGTATTGTCACCAGCCACGACGACATCTGCCTGATTGAGTTCCAGGTGCCTGCGGGCCAGGACTTCAAGCTGGCGCATAAAGAGATCGACACGATCCTGAAACGCGCCCAGGTGCGTCCGCTGGCCGTTGGCGTGCATAACGATCGCCAGCTGCTGCAGTTCTGCTATACCGCTGAAGTGGCGGACAGCGCGCTGAAAATTCTGGATGAAGCGGGCCTGCCGGGCGAGCTTCGCCTGCGTCAGGGGCTCGCGCTGGTGGCGATGGTGGGCGCGGGCGTCACCCGTAACCCGCTGCACTGCCACCGCTTCTGGCAGCAGCTGAAAGGCCAGCCGGTGGAATTCACCTGGCAGTCGGAAGAGGGCATCAGCCTGGTTGCCGTCCTGCGCAAAGGGCCAACCGAGAGCCTGATTCAGGGTCTGCACACCTCCCTGTTCCGCGCGGAAAAGCGCATCGGTCTGGTGCTGTTCGGGAAAGGCAACATCGGTTCCCGCTGGCTGGAACTGTTTGCCCGCGAACAGGTGACGCTCTCGGCCCGTACCGGATTTGAATTCATTCTTGCGGGCGTGGTGGACAGCCGCCGCAGCCTCCTGAACTACGAAGGGCTGGATGCCAGCCGCGCGCTTGCGTTCTTTAACGATGAAGCGGTTGAGCAGGATGAAGAGTCGCTGTTCCTGTGGATGCGCGCACACCCGTATGACGATCTGGTGGTGCTGGACGTTACCGCCAGCGAACAGCTTGCCGATCAGTACCTGGATTTCGCCAGCCACGGTTTCCACGTCATCAGCGCCAACAAGCTGGCTGGGGCAAGCAGCACCGATAAATACCGCCAGATCCACGACGCGTTTGAAAAAACAGGGCGCCACTGGCTCTATAACGCCACCGTTGGGGCTGGCCTGCCGGTTAACCACACCGTGCGTGACCTGATTGAAAGCGGCGACAGCATTCTGGCGCTGAGCGGTATCTTCTCCGGCACGCTCTCCTGGCTTTTCCTGCAGTTTGACGGCACCGTCCCGTTCACCGACCTGGTGGATCAGGCGTGGCAGCAGGGCTTAACCGAGCCCGATCCGCGCGTTGACCTTTCCGGCAAAGACGTGATGCGTAAGCTGGTGATCCTGGCGCGTGAAGCTGGTTATGACATCGAACCGGATGCCGTACGCGTCGAATCGCTAGTGCCTGCCGGCTGTGAAGAAGGTTCTGTGGACCATTTCTTTGAAAATGGTGAAGAGTTGAACGAGCAGATGGTACAGCGTCTGGAGGCGGCGAACGAGATGGGGCTGGTGCTGCGCTATGTTGCGCGTTTCGAGGCCAACGGAAAAGCGCGAGTCGGCGTCGAGGCGGTGCGTCCTGAACATCCGCTGGC
- the priA gene encoding primosomal protein N' gives MPVAHVALPVPLPRTFDYLLPDSMSAKAGCRVTVPFGKQQRVGIVVSVSDKSELPLNELKSVVEVLDSEPVYSTSTWRLLLWAADYYHHPIGDVLFHALPIMLRQGKSASHAPMWYWFATEQGQAVDINSLKRSQKQQQALAALRQGKIWRHQVDELEVSETALQALRKKGLSELASEAPALYDWRESFSVSGDRLRLNTEQATAVGAIHSASDHFSAWLLAGVTGSGKTEVYLSVLENVLAQGKQALVMVPEIGLTPQTIARFRERFNAPVEVLHSGLNDSERLSAWLKAKNGEAAIVIGTRSSLFTPFKNLGVIVIDEEHDSSYKQQEGWRYHARDLAVYRAHSEQIPIILGSATPALETLHNVRQRKYHMLRLTRRAGNARPAIQHVLDLKGQQVQAGLAPALITRMRQHLQAGNQVILFLNRRGFAPALLCHDCGWIAECPRCDHYYTFHQAQRHLRCHHCDSQRPVPRQCPSCGSTHIVPVGLGTEQLEQALGPFFPDVPISRIDRDTTSRKGALEQQLAEVHRGGARILIGTQMLAKGHHFPDVTLVALLDVDGALFSADFRSAERFAQLYTQVAGRAGRAGKQGEVVLQTHHPEHPLLQTLLHKGYDAFAEQALAERQTMQLPPWTSHVIIRAEDHNNQQAPLFLQQLRNLLQASPLVDNQLWILGPVPALAPKRGGRFRWQILLQHPSRVRLQHIVSGTLALINTLPEARKVKWVLDVDPIEG, from the coding sequence ATGCCCGTCGCTCACGTTGCCCTGCCCGTTCCGCTTCCCCGCACCTTTGACTACCTGCTGCCTGACAGCATGAGCGCCAAAGCGGGCTGCCGCGTGACCGTGCCGTTTGGCAAACAGCAGCGCGTGGGGATCGTCGTCTCCGTCAGCGATAAAAGCGAATTACCGCTTAACGAGCTGAAGTCGGTCGTTGAGGTGCTGGACAGCGAGCCGGTTTACTCTACCAGCACCTGGCGACTGCTGCTGTGGGCGGCGGATTATTATCATCACCCGATTGGCGACGTCCTGTTCCATGCCCTGCCAATTATGCTGCGTCAGGGCAAGAGCGCCAGCCACGCGCCGATGTGGTACTGGTTTGCTACAGAGCAGGGTCAGGCCGTGGATATCAACAGCCTGAAGCGTTCGCAGAAACAGCAGCAGGCGCTGGCGGCGCTGCGTCAGGGGAAAATCTGGCGGCATCAGGTCGACGAGCTTGAGGTCAGCGAAACGGCGCTACAGGCATTAAGAAAGAAAGGGCTGAGCGAACTGGCCAGCGAAGCCCCTGCTCTTTACGACTGGCGGGAGAGTTTCTCTGTTTCAGGGGATCGCCTGCGTTTGAATACCGAGCAGGCCACCGCCGTGGGCGCGATTCATAGCGCCTCCGATCATTTCTCTGCCTGGCTGCTGGCGGGAGTCACCGGTTCCGGCAAGACCGAAGTCTATCTGAGCGTGCTGGAAAACGTGCTCGCGCAGGGCAAACAGGCGCTGGTGATGGTGCCGGAAATTGGCCTGACGCCGCAAACCATCGCCCGATTCCGCGAGCGCTTTAACGCGCCGGTTGAGGTGCTGCACTCCGGCCTGAACGACAGCGAACGCCTAAGCGCCTGGCTGAAAGCGAAAAACGGCGAAGCGGCGATTGTGATCGGCACCCGCTCGTCGCTGTTTACGCCGTTTAAAAATCTTGGCGTTATCGTGATCGACGAAGAGCACGACAGCTCCTATAAACAGCAGGAAGGCTGGCGCTACCACGCCCGCGATCTGGCGGTTTATCGCGCGCACAGCGAGCAGATCCCTATTATTCTCGGCTCCGCCACGCCTGCGCTCGAAACGCTGCACAACGTGCGCCAGCGCAAATACCACATGCTGCGCCTGACGCGCCGGGCGGGGAATGCCCGTCCGGCCATTCAGCACGTGCTGGATCTGAAAGGTCAGCAGGTCCAGGCCGGGCTTGCGCCTGCACTCATTACCCGCATGCGCCAGCACCTGCAGGCGGGGAATCAGGTCATTCTGTTTCTGAACCGCCGCGGATTCGCCCCCGCGCTGCTGTGCCACGACTGCGGCTGGATTGCCGAGTGCCCGCGCTGTGACCACTACTATACCTTCCACCAGGCCCAGCGGCATTTGCGCTGTCACCACTGCGACAGCCAGCGTCCGGTTCCTCGCCAGTGCCCGTCGTGTGGTTCAACGCATATCGTGCCGGTGGGGCTGGGAACGGAACAGCTGGAACAGGCGCTTGGTCCTTTCTTCCCGGACGTGCCTATTTCGCGTATCGACCGGGACACCACCAGCCGCAAGGGCGCGCTGGAACAACAGCTGGCGGAAGTGCATCGCGGCGGCGCGCGCATCCTGATTGGCACCCAGATGCTGGCGAAAGGCCACCACTTCCCGGACGTGACGCTGGTCGCCCTGCTGGACGTGGACGGCGCGCTGTTCTCGGCAGATTTCCGCTCAGCCGAGCGCTTCGCCCAGCTTTATACCCAGGTGGCAGGACGTGCCGGTCGCGCCGGTAAACAGGGCGAAGTGGTGTTGCAAACTCACCATCCTGAGCACCCGCTGCTGCAAACCCTGCTGCATAAAGGCTATGACGCTTTTGCCGAGCAGGCGCTGGCCGAACGCCAGACCATGCAGCTGCCGCCGTGGACCAGCCACGTCATCATCCGCGCGGAAGACCATAACAACCAGCAGGCGCCGCTTTTCCTGCAGCAGCTGAGAAACCTCCTGCAGGCCAGCCCGCTGGTGGATAATCAGCTGTGGATCCTGGGCCCGGTGCCGGCACTCGCACCAAAGCGCGGCGGACGTTTCCGCTGGCAAATCTTACTTCAGCACCCCTCACGTGTTCGCCTGCAGCATATCGTCAGCGGCACGCTGGCGCTCATCAACACGCTACCGGAAGCGCGAAAAGTGAAGTGGGTACTGGACGTCGATCCCATCGAAGGCTGA
- the metB gene encoding cystathionine gamma-synthase, which translates to MTRKQATIAVRSGLNDDEQYGCVVPPIHLSSTYNFTGFNEPRAHDYSRRGNPTRDVTQRALAELEGGAGAVLTNTGMSAIHLVTTVFLKPGDLLVAPHDCYGGSYRLFDSLAKRGCYRVLFVDQNDERALKQALEEQPKLVLVESPSNPLLRVVDIAKICQLARDAGAISVVDNTFLSPALQNPLALGADLVLHSCTKYLNGHSDVVAGVVIAKDPDVVTELAWWANNIGVTAGAFDSYLLLRGIRTLSPRMEVAQRNAQAIVDFLKTQPLVKKLYHPSLPENQGHEIAARQQKGFGAMLSFELDGDEQTLRRFLSGLSLFTLAESLGGVESLISHAATMTHAGMAPEARAAAGISETLLRISTGIEDSEDLIADLENAFRIAAKG; encoded by the coding sequence ATGACGCGTAAACAGGCCACTATTGCAGTGCGTAGCGGATTAAATGATGACGAGCAGTACGGCTGCGTTGTCCCGCCGATTCATCTTTCCAGTACCTATAACTTCACCGGATTTAATGAACCCCGCGCGCATGATTATTCGCGTCGTGGCAACCCTACGCGTGACGTGACCCAGCGCGCGCTGGCCGAGCTGGAAGGTGGCGCAGGTGCAGTATTAACCAATACGGGGATGTCCGCCATTCACCTGGTGACCACGGTGTTCCTGAAACCAGGTGACCTGCTGGTTGCGCCGCACGACTGCTACGGCGGCAGCTATCGCCTGTTTGATAGCCTGGCGAAACGCGGCTGCTATCGCGTGCTGTTTGTCGATCAAAACGACGAACGGGCGCTGAAACAGGCCCTGGAAGAGCAGCCGAAGCTGGTTCTGGTGGAAAGTCCAAGCAATCCATTGTTGCGCGTTGTCGATATTGCGAAAATTTGTCAGCTCGCAAGGGATGCGGGAGCGATAAGTGTAGTGGATAATACGTTCCTCAGTCCGGCCCTTCAGAACCCACTCGCACTGGGTGCCGATCTGGTATTGCATTCATGCACTAAATATCTGAACGGCCATTCTGATGTGGTGGCGGGCGTGGTGATTGCCAAAGATCCCGACGTTGTCACCGAACTGGCATGGTGGGCCAATAATATTGGCGTCACCGCGGGTGCCTTCGACAGCTATCTGCTGTTGCGCGGCATTCGTACGCTGTCGCCGCGAATGGAAGTGGCGCAGCGCAATGCCCAGGCGATTGTCGATTTCCTGAAAACCCAGCCGCTGGTGAAGAAGCTCTATCACCCGTCGCTGCCGGAAAACCAGGGGCACGAGATTGCCGCGCGCCAGCAGAAGGGATTTGGCGCGATGTTAAGTTTTGAACTGGACGGTGACGAGCAAACGCTGCGTCGCTTCCTGAGCGGGCTGTCATTGTTTACGCTGGCGGAATCATTAGGTGGGGTTGAAAGCTTGATCTCCCACGCCGCGACCATGACGCACGCAGGTATGGCACCGGAAGCTCGTGCCGCCGCCGGAATTTCTGAGACGCTGCTGCGGATCTCAACCGGCATTGAAGATTCTGAAGATTTAATTGCCGATCTGGAAAATGCCTTCCGGATCGCAGCCAAGGGGTAA
- the hslV gene encoding ATP-dependent protease subunit HslV, which produces MTTIVSVRRNGHVVIAGDGQATLGNTVMKGNVKKVRRLYNDKVIAGFAGGTADAFTLFELFERKLEMHQGHLVKAAVELAKDWRTDRMLRKLEALLAVADETASLIITGNGDVIQPENDLIAIGSGGPYAQAAARALLENTDMNARDIAVKALDIAGDICIYTNHNHTIEELTSKA; this is translated from the coding sequence GTGACAACAATAGTAAGTGTACGCCGTAACGGCCATGTGGTAATCGCCGGTGATGGCCAGGCCACGCTGGGTAATACCGTCATGAAAGGCAACGTGAAGAAAGTGCGCCGCCTCTACAACGACAAAGTGATCGCCGGTTTTGCAGGCGGCACGGCGGACGCCTTCACGCTGTTTGAACTGTTTGAACGCAAACTGGAAATGCACCAGGGTCATCTGGTGAAAGCTGCCGTTGAGCTGGCGAAAGACTGGCGTACCGACCGCATGCTGCGCAAGCTCGAAGCGCTGCTGGCGGTAGCCGATGAAACCGCCTCGCTGATCATCACCGGTAACGGTGACGTGATTCAGCCGGAAAATGACCTGATTGCCATTGGCTCTGGCGGCCCTTATGCCCAGGCTGCAGCCCGCGCGCTGTTGGAAAATACCGACATGAACGCGCGTGATATCGCGGTGAAGGCGTTGGATATTGCAGGTGATATCTGCATTTATACCAACCACAACCACACCATCGAAGAATTGACCTCCAAAGCGTAA
- the rpmE gene encoding 50S ribosomal protein L31: MKKDIHPKYEMITANCSCGNSIQIRSTVGHDLNLDVCGKCHPFYTGKQRDVATGGRVDRFNKRFSIPGAK; encoded by the coding sequence ATGAAAAAAGATATTCACCCGAAATACGAAATGATTACTGCAAACTGTTCTTGCGGTAACTCTATCCAGATCCGCTCTACCGTGGGTCACGATCTGAACCTGGACGTGTGCGGTAAATGCCACCCGTTCTACACTGGTAAGCAGCGTGACGTTGCAACCGGTGGCCGTGTTGACCGCTTCAACAAGCGTTTCAGCATCCCGGGCGCTAAATAA
- the metJ gene encoding met regulon transcriptional regulator MetJ, whose protein sequence is MAEWSGEYISPYAEHGKKSEQVKKITVSIPLKVLKILTDERTRRQVNNLRHATNSELLCEAFLHAFTGQPLPNDEDLRKERSDEIPEEAKVIMRELGIDPETWEY, encoded by the coding sequence ATGGCTGAATGGAGCGGCGAATATATCAGCCCATACGCTGAGCACGGTAAGAAGAGTGAGCAAGTAAAGAAAATTACGGTTTCCATTCCTCTGAAGGTGTTGAAGATCCTCACCGATGAACGTACGCGTCGTCAGGTGAACAACCTGCGCCACGCGACCAACAGCGAACTGCTGTGCGAAGCGTTTCTGCATGCGTTTACCGGTCAACCGTTGCCGAACGATGAAGATCTGCGCAAAGAGCGTAGTGATGAAATCCCGGAAGAGGCGAAAGTCATCATGCGTGAACTGGGCATTGACCCGGAGACGTGGGAATACTAA
- a CDS encoding oligogalacturonate-specific porin KdgM family protein, giving the protein MKLKQLLFVLPLISCAAQAGYVDYRHEYYDDGRNYDRVYMSHRFGTGFGVAVEAVSRSDNKQSNDALNNMESNSNEYTASYQFTWQGFIWQPGIAVEMGDDMAIYKPYLRVQYNINGSWWTAFRYRTEYTRRNADGKDDRMVYRPEMWLGYNIDGWMFELNGIYKFADNEDLYNNKKEDYEYNFRVAYNIDSWIPFVEVGNVSSGYNTATSDDRQTRLRVGLGYNF; this is encoded by the coding sequence ATGAAATTGAAGCAACTCTTATTTGTGCTTCCGTTAATATCGTGCGCGGCGCAGGCGGGATATGTGGATTACCGACACGAGTATTACGACGATGGGCGTAACTATGACCGTGTGTACATGTCACACCGCTTTGGCACTGGCTTTGGCGTAGCGGTTGAGGCGGTATCGCGCTCCGATAACAAGCAGTCTAACGACGCGCTTAATAATATGGAAAGTAACAGCAACGAATATACCGCAAGCTATCAATTTACCTGGCAAGGTTTTATCTGGCAGCCGGGCATCGCCGTTGAAATGGGTGATGACATGGCCATCTATAAGCCTTATCTGCGCGTGCAGTATAATATTAATGGCAGCTGGTGGACGGCGTTTCGTTATCGTACGGAATACACCCGCCGTAATGCTGATGGTAAAGATGACCGTATGGTTTATCGTCCGGAAATGTGGCTGGGTTATAATATTGATGGCTGGATGTTCGAGTTAAACGGCATTTATAAATTCGCCGACAATGAAGACCTGTATAACAATAAAAAAGAAGATTACGAATATAACTTCCGCGTGGCGTATAACATCGACTCGTGGATCCCATTTGTGGAAGTGGGCAACGTCTCTTCCGGCTATAACACCGCCACCAGCGACGACCGCCAGACGCGTCTGCGCGTGGGTTTAGGCTACAACTTCTAA
- the cytR gene encoding DNA-binding transcriptional regulator CytR — protein MKSRKEVATATMKDVAEKAQVSTATVSRALMNPDKVSQATRNRVEQAALEVGYFPQAMGRNVKRNESRTILVIVPDICDPFFSEIIRGIEVTAAEQGYLVLIGDCAHQNQQEKTFIDLIITKQIDGMLLLGSRLPFDASIEEQRNLPPMVMANEFAPELELPTVHIDNLTAAFNAVNYLQELGHKRIGCIAGPEEMPLCHYRLQGYVQALRRTGVTVDPHYIARGDFTFAAGGQALEKLLDLPEPPTAVFCHSDVMALGALSYAKRRGLRIPKDLSIIGFDNISLSEFCDPPLSTVAQPRYQIGREAMLLLLDQLHGQTVSSGSRLLDCELIVRGTTQALT, from the coding sequence TTGAAGTCCAGGAAAGAGGTTGCCACAGCGACCATGAAAGACGTTGCCGAGAAAGCACAAGTCTCAACGGCAACCGTGTCCCGCGCATTAATGAACCCGGATAAAGTCTCCCAGGCGACCCGTAACCGAGTGGAGCAGGCTGCGCTTGAAGTGGGCTATTTCCCGCAGGCGATGGGGCGTAACGTCAAACGCAACGAGTCACGCACCATTCTGGTAATTGTGCCGGACATCTGTGACCCTTTCTTCAGCGAGATTATCCGCGGTATTGAAGTCACCGCCGCGGAACAGGGTTACCTGGTGCTGATTGGCGACTGCGCTCACCAGAACCAGCAGGAAAAGACCTTCATCGATCTCATTATCACCAAGCAGATCGACGGCATGCTGCTGCTTGGCTCTCGCCTGCCGTTTGATGCCAGCATTGAAGAGCAGCGTAATTTACCGCCGATGGTGATGGCCAACGAGTTTGCGCCAGAGCTGGAGCTGCCGACCGTCCATATTGATAACCTCACCGCCGCGTTCAACGCCGTAAACTATCTCCAGGAGCTGGGGCATAAGCGCATTGGCTGTATTGCCGGGCCGGAAGAGATGCCGCTGTGCCACTATCGCTTACAGGGCTACGTTCAGGCGCTGCGCCGTACCGGCGTCACCGTCGATCCTCACTACATTGCGCGCGGTGACTTTACCTTCGCCGCGGGTGGACAAGCGCTTGAGAAACTTCTGGATCTGCCTGAGCCGCCAACCGCCGTATTTTGTCACAGCGACGTGATGGCGCTGGGCGCATTGTCGTACGCCAAACGCCGCGGCCTGCGGATACCGAAAGATTTATCCATCATCGGATTCGATAATATTTCGCTTTCGGAATTTTGCGATCCGCCGCTCTCAACGGTCGCTCAGCCGCGCTATCAGATCGGCCGCGAAGCGATGCTTCTTCTGCTGGATCAGCTTCACGGTCAAACAGTTAGCAGCGGCTCGCGGTTGCTGGACTGCGAACTGATTGTCCGCGGCACTACCCAGGCATTGACTTAA
- the ftsN gene encoding cell division protein FtsN, giving the protein MAQRDYVRRGQPAPSRRKKSSSRKKQRNLPAVSPAMVAIAAAVVVAFIGGLYFITHHKKEESEALQASKVAGNGLPPKPEERWRYIKELESRQPGVRAPTEPSAGGEVQNANQLTDEQRQLLAQMQADMRQQPTQLNEVPWNEQTPAQRQQTLQRRQAQQQIQQQQQQQWAQTQPVQQPKAQPRVTEQPYQQQTRTAQSQPVQQPKTQPQKQAAQPYQDLLQTPAHTTAQQPKTQQAAPVTKETEAPKQTAEKKDERRWMVQCGSFKGAEQAETVRAQLAFEGFDSRITTNNGWNRVVIGPVKGKENADGTISRLKIAGHTNCIRLASGG; this is encoded by the coding sequence GTGGCACAACGAGATTATGTACGTCGCGGCCAGCCGGCACCTTCGCGACGCAAAAAGAGTAGCTCAAGGAAAAAGCAACGTAACCTGCCTGCTGTCTCGCCAGCAATGGTCGCTATTGCTGCGGCTGTAGTCGTCGCCTTTATTGGTGGCCTGTACTTTATCACGCACCATAAAAAAGAAGAGTCCGAGGCGCTTCAGGCCAGCAAAGTTGCCGGAAATGGCCTTCCTCCGAAGCCTGAAGAGCGCTGGCGCTATATCAAAGAGCTCGAAAGCCGTCAGCCCGGGGTGCGTGCGCCAACCGAACCTTCTGCGGGTGGTGAAGTGCAGAATGCGAATCAGCTGACGGATGAACAGCGTCAGCTGCTGGCCCAAATGCAGGCCGATATGCGCCAGCAGCCTACGCAGCTGAACGAAGTGCCGTGGAATGAGCAGACGCCGGCACAGCGCCAGCAAACGCTGCAGCGACGTCAGGCGCAACAGCAGATCCAGCAGCAACAGCAGCAGCAGTGGGCGCAAACCCAGCCGGTGCAGCAGCCGAAAGCACAGCCGCGGGTAACGGAACAGCCATACCAGCAGCAGACGCGTACGGCGCAGTCTCAGCCTGTCCAGCAGCCGAAAACGCAGCCGCAGAAACAGGCCGCTCAGCCGTATCAGGATCTGCTCCAGACGCCAGCGCATACCACCGCGCAGCAGCCGAAAACGCAGCAGGCCGCGCCGGTGACCAAAGAGACCGAAGCGCCGAAACAGACGGCGGAGAAAAAAGACGAGCGCCGCTGGATGGTGCAGTGCGGTTCGTTCAAAGGCGCAGAGCAGGCGGAAACGGTACGCGCGCAGCTTGCCTTTGAAGGGTTTGATTCGCGTATTACCACCAATAACGGCTGGAATCGCGTGGTGATTGGTCCGGTAAAAGGCAAAGAAAACGCCGACGGCACTATTTCGCGGTTGAAAATCGCTGGCCACACAAACTGCATTCGACTCGCCTCCGGGGGTTGA